A genome region from candidate division KSB1 bacterium includes the following:
- a CDS encoding site-2 protease family protein, which yields MRFVIGEYPYHHIDYSLPRFISETRRRELRRERIKSVSVHSLLFVLTVISTYLMGGVWYALPVIVILFSHEMGHYLMCRRYRVPATFPFFIPFPFLNPFGTLGAVIRIRGIIPSRKALFDIGVAGPLAGLAFTLPALYFGISMSDIVPATENTDAAFYLGESLLYKGISYLTLGPISDGYDVMLHPLAYAGWVGLFVTALNLLPIGQLDGGHVYYSLFGRRGKAGSMIFLAALGVAVINYPGWGLLFLILLIWGRKHPPPADDSTPIDLKRRLIAGFVFIIFILSFIPEPFKLG from the coding sequence ATGAGGTTTGTCATCGGAGAATATCCTTATCATCATATAGACTATAGTCTCCCGCGTTTTATTTCAGAGACCCGGCGACGCGAATTGCGCCGGGAACGTATAAAATCCGTGTCAGTTCATTCATTGCTGTTTGTGCTGACCGTTATATCCACCTATTTAATGGGAGGGGTTTGGTATGCATTGCCGGTGATTGTGATTCTTTTTTCGCACGAAATGGGTCACTATCTGATGTGCCGCAGGTATCGGGTGCCGGCCACTTTTCCTTTCTTTATCCCGTTCCCTTTTCTGAATCCCTTTGGTACTCTGGGCGCAGTGATCCGGATTCGCGGCATTATACCCAGTCGCAAAGCATTATTTGATATCGGTGTGGCCGGACCTTTGGCGGGTCTGGCGTTTACACTTCCGGCTTTGTATTTCGGCATTTCCATGTCGGATATTGTGCCGGCAACAGAAAATACCGACGCTGCGTTTTATTTGGGCGAATCGCTACTGTACAAAGGCATCAGTTATCTGACTCTGGGACCGATTTCCGACGGCTATGATGTGATGCTGCACCCTCTGGCCTACGCCGGCTGGGTGGGATTGTTTGTGACCGCGTTGAATCTTTTGCCAATCGGGCAGCTGGACGGGGGACATGTTTATTACAGTCTGTTCGGACGCCGCGGCAAAGCCGGCAGCATGATTTTTCTGGCCGCTCTCGGTGTTGCCGTGATCAATTATCCGGGCTGGGGACTGTTGTTCCTGATACTGCTCATCTGGGGACGCAAACATCCGCCGCCCGCTGATGATTCAACCCCGATTGATCTCAAACGGCGCTTGATTGCGGGTTTTGTTTTTATTATATTCATACTTTCCTTTATACCGGAACCCTTTAAACTGGGATAA
- a CDS encoding SAM-dependent chlorinase/fluorinase, protein MSGFRPVNEPRTVTLLTDFGDQDAYVGILKGVISTINPGVRMIDITHRIQQGDIRSASFVINQAHSFFPEGTVHLMVVDPGVGTDRRPIAVRADSQFWVAPDNGVLAHVYRLYPNAEVIHLDRSEFRLKTVSNTFHGRDIFAPAAAWLSNGVDFLSMGTRVSDFDRGYAPKPQCTDDSIRGEIIYIDHFGNCVSNLPGTWLKDKPLDCVQMQALRWNRLDQTYGHVSSGESLVLIGSHKNLEIAVCNGNAARRLNVHMGDQVNVYFKK, encoded by the coding sequence ATGTCAGGTTTTAGGCCTGTAAACGAACCGCGAACGGTCACCTTGCTTACTGATTTTGGCGATCAGGATGCCTATGTTGGTATTCTTAAAGGTGTCATCAGCACGATCAATCCGGGGGTCCGCATGATCGACATTACGCACCGCATTCAGCAGGGCGATATCCGCTCGGCGTCGTTTGTTATCAATCAGGCGCATTCCTTTTTTCCGGAAGGGACAGTGCACCTGATGGTCGTCGATCCGGGCGTCGGAACCGACCGCCGTCCCATCGCGGTCCGCGCTGATTCTCAGTTCTGGGTGGCTCCGGATAACGGCGTGCTTGCGCATGTATACCGTCTGTATCCGAACGCCGAGGTGATTCATCTGGACCGGTCTGAATTCCGCTTAAAAACAGTCAGCAACACCTTTCACGGACGTGATATTTTTGCTCCGGCGGCAGCCTGGTTGTCAAACGGCGTTGATTTTCTAAGCATGGGAACACGAGTATCCGATTTCGATCGCGGCTATGCACCGAAACCGCAGTGCACCGATGATTCTATCCGCGGTGAAATTATCTATATCGACCATTTTGGCAACTGTGTCTCCAATCTACCGGGAACATGGCTGAAAGATAAACCGCTGGATTGCGTGCAGATGCAGGCATTGAGATGGAACCGGCTTGATCAAACCTACGGACATGTGAGCAGCGGTGAATCCCTGGTCTTGATCGGAAGTCACAAAAATTTGGAAATCGCTGTATGTAACGGGAACGCCGCCCGCCGGTTGAACGTTCATATGGGTGATCAGGTGAACGTGTATTTTAAAAAATGA
- a CDS encoding deoxynucleoside kinase — protein MTANSLDNQSSSFFAAVAGNIGVGKTTLTRRISQEFGFEPYYEKVIKNPYLQDFYSDMQRWSFHLQVYFLSQRFNDHRRMILSPRPCVQDRTIYEDAEIFAAILHKNGNMTDRDYSNYLELFSSMTDFLRKPDLIIYLKASVWTLTTRIRKRGRDYERNISTEYLYELNDAYNKWIARIENDFNVLVINADSYDFEENRDSMDSILKTIKNEIGTKTCQVLGL, from the coding sequence ATGACAGCTAATTCTTTGGACAATCAATCCAGTTCCTTTTTCGCCGCGGTGGCGGGGAATATTGGTGTTGGAAAAACCACGCTGACGCGGCGTATTAGTCAGGAATTCGGTTTTGAACCCTATTATGAAAAAGTGATTAAAAACCCGTATTTGCAAGATTTTTATAGTGATATGCAGAGATGGTCATTTCATCTGCAGGTTTATTTTTTGTCGCAGCGCTTTAACGATCACCGCAGAATGATCCTGTCGCCGCGTCCCTGTGTGCAGGACAGGACAATCTATGAAGACGCAGAGATTTTTGCCGCTATTCTGCATAAGAATGGCAATATGACGGACCGTGATTATTCGAATTATCTCGAGCTGTTTTCATCCATGACGGATTTTTTACGCAAACCGGATTTGATCATTTACCTGAAAGCGTCGGTCTGGACACTGACCACCCGAATCCGCAAGCGCGGCCGGGACTATGAACGCAATATTTCTACAGAATATCTTTATGAACTGAATGACGCTTATAACAAATGGATCGCCCGGATCGAAAACGATTTTAATGTGCTGGTGATTAATGCAGACTCTTATGATTTTGAAGAAAACCGTGATTCCATGGACAGTATTCTCAAAACCATCAAAAATGAGATTGGGACAAAAACATGTCAGGTTTTAGGCCTGTAA
- a CDS encoding tetratricopeptide repeat protein encodes MPGIFFEEQDIETIEVQGNVKKNIIILSFNNQTGDAELDWLEKGIMEMLISDLSQSRQLDVSLSSQAESALRSLNGETGVDSAVGLKIARQLNAEMYIFGSFKFVKDSLLCQVKLLNAKNGRLLQTIRENSAKLEHVLLMVDRISKQLRIGLEVNAQDMPGSDRRLVDVTTSSIEAYEQYTLGIKERERLNHAAARRHFKRAVELDTTFASAYLQLAELGFETNDMRSSPIDKAIEYIEKTTERESLYIRAHYNLNRGNFIKAISIYEELTHLYPKDVRAHYELGSYYFGVGRDYDKAIRSYERAIQINPNHKLAHNQLAYSYAAIGELKKAYNVLETYIDLAPKDANPYDSYGEVLWRQGEIEPAVEQFKIALEKNPDFFPAVDHLIRAYVDLNKTNKAERILNQYVDKFDDDGYQQKLMFNRALIKVSEQDVEGAVKYLETLVDQNDQNLQPLIALYYLDPHNPKLFEQLDNEIRKLEKRLKNFQDFQRLFQSVYLGLLLQSHYEPLALLMQQFVEQQKDDYLLLPASYYHWVLKVLNRQKPQDSGKMSESMPDQMSFNYSNSVQWDDFWQFYFKALPVAFERDYVKRSFFKDWQKHSAEQNFSEFYFITGVALGVWEKQLGKHQQYRKELQRVGAPLESDWRVIGPFRITMGLHQTFWPENNPIEEWIAKADAKGTLEKHEDSILDGFVNLKESTEAPVNSCAYALLNIKSKAFKKTFMRFGTNGTLKVWLNDRFVMTKNIRDQASPDQYIVPVTLREGDNWLLVRVQALAKEYGFYFRITDNNGLYDPDVEYGSEN; translated from the coding sequence ATGCCGGGGATCTTTTTCGAAGAACAGGATATAGAAACCATTGAAGTTCAGGGGAACGTAAAGAAAAACATTATCATTCTCTCCTTCAATAACCAAACCGGCGATGCAGAACTGGACTGGCTGGAAAAAGGAATTATGGAAATGCTGATTTCAGATCTCTCCCAGTCCCGGCAGCTGGATGTGTCTCTATCATCGCAGGCGGAATCTGCATTGCGTTCCCTGAATGGCGAAACCGGGGTTGATTCCGCTGTCGGATTAAAGATCGCCCGTCAGTTGAATGCAGAAATGTACATTTTCGGCTCTTTTAAATTTGTAAAAGATTCTCTTTTATGCCAGGTCAAGTTATTAAATGCTAAAAACGGTCGGCTTTTGCAGACGATCCGGGAAAACAGCGCTAAACTTGAACATGTGCTGCTTATGGTTGATCGGATATCAAAACAGCTGCGCATCGGTCTTGAGGTCAATGCGCAGGATATGCCCGGTTCAGACCGCCGGCTGGTGGATGTGACCACATCATCCATTGAGGCTTATGAACAATACACGCTCGGAATCAAAGAGCGCGAACGTCTGAACCATGCCGCGGCGCGGCGGCATTTCAAACGCGCGGTTGAGCTGGATACCACGTTTGCTTCCGCGTATCTGCAGCTGGCGGAGCTGGGATTTGAAACGAATGATATGCGTTCATCACCCATAGACAAAGCCATTGAGTATATTGAAAAGACCACAGAGCGGGAGAGCCTTTACATCAGAGCCCATTATAATCTCAACCGTGGAAATTTTATCAAAGCCATTTCAATTTACGAAGAATTGACACATCTTTATCCCAAGGATGTACGCGCTCATTATGAGCTGGGCTCTTATTATTTCGGGGTGGGACGTGATTACGATAAAGCCATCCGTTCTTATGAAAGAGCGATCCAAATCAATCCCAACCATAAACTGGCGCACAACCAGCTGGCTTATTCTTATGCCGCCATCGGTGAACTGAAAAAGGCCTACAATGTTCTCGAAACCTATATTGACCTGGCCCCTAAAGATGCCAATCCTTATGACAGCTATGGCGAGGTTTTATGGCGTCAGGGAGAAATTGAACCGGCTGTTGAGCAGTTCAAAATTGCTCTGGAAAAAAATCCCGACTTTTTCCCGGCTGTCGACCATCTGATACGCGCCTATGTTGATCTGAATAAAACCAACAAGGCGGAACGAATTCTCAACCAGTATGTTGACAAATTTGATGACGATGGTTATCAGCAAAAGCTTATGTTTAACCGGGCCCTCATCAAAGTGAGTGAACAGGATGTGGAGGGCGCTGTAAAATATCTGGAAACTCTGGTGGATCAGAATGATCAGAATCTGCAGCCGCTGATCGCACTCTACTATCTTGATCCCCATAATCCCAAACTGTTTGAACAGCTTGACAACGAGATACGAAAACTTGAAAAGCGGTTGAAAAACTTTCAGGATTTTCAGAGATTATTTCAATCCGTATATCTGGGTCTGCTGCTGCAAAGCCACTATGAACCTCTGGCTCTTCTGATGCAGCAGTTTGTTGAGCAGCAAAAGGACGACTATCTGCTGCTGCCGGCGTCTTATTATCACTGGGTTCTCAAGGTATTAAACAGGCAAAAACCGCAGGATAGCGGAAAAATGTCCGAGTCGATGCCGGACCAGATGTCCTTTAATTACAGCAATTCGGTTCAGTGGGATGATTTTTGGCAGTTTTATTTCAAGGCTTTGCCCGTTGCGTTTGAACGCGATTATGTAAAACGTTCTTTTTTCAAAGACTGGCAAAAACATTCGGCTGAGCAGAACTTTTCCGAGTTTTATTTTATCACAGGCGTGGCGCTCGGTGTATGGGAAAAACAGCTGGGAAAGCATCAGCAGTATCGCAAAGAACTGCAACGTGTCGGTGCGCCGCTGGAATCCGACTGGCGGGTGATCGGGCCGTTCAGGATTACCATGGGCCTGCATCAGACGTTCTGGCCTGAAAATAATCCCATCGAAGAATGGATAGCAAAAGCGGATGCCAAAGGTACATTGGAAAAGCATGAGGATAGTATTCTGGACGGTTTTGTGAACCTGAAAGAAAGCACAGAGGCCCCTGTTAATTCCTGCGCCTATGCCTTGCTGAACATAAAGTCCAAAGCGTTCAAAAAAACGTTTATGCGATTCGGAACCAACGGCACACTCAAGGTCTGGCTGAATGACCGTTTTGTAATGACCAAAAATATTCGTGATCAGGCCTCACCGGATCAGTATATTGTGCCGGTGACGCTGCGCGAGGGAGATAACTGGTTGCTGGTTCGGGTTCAGGCTTTGGCTAAAGAGTATGGCTTTTACTTTAGAATAACAGATAATAATGGACTATATGACCCGGATGTAGAGTATGGAAGCGAAAATTAA
- a CDS encoding GAF domain-containing SpoIIE family protein phosphatase, whose translation MSASQGVLFLLREQEKRTLLVSAWISPGRMNGRIVMEINNESRLQCLVRQTPFKPDDIETTAAYLDVCKRLEDAGVEFRVSLVAPLISQGESVGFLMLGAQKSGSDYDDYMISFLQTLTQQAAMAIRNSALLIELKEQERYKRELEIARSVQERLLPDTFPDISGLEFNAICQSAYEVGGDYYDYFSLDKHRIGIAIADVTGKGTSAAFYMAELKGMMTFLAQEIDSPKKVLCRLNTFLSEKVDKRIFVTMIYGILNTRTGEFTFVRAGHNALVVQRYDSDNNPDVYIPPGIGLGLTNDTIFYEKTEEQTVRINPNDILFFYTDGLSEAMNEQYQEYSEEKLYNFLKNWNSESIYELQTELMKEIKIFTGDAAQHDDITMVMAKLTRA comes from the coding sequence ATGTCCGCTTCACAGGGTGTGCTGTTCTTACTGCGGGAACAAGAAAAACGCACCCTGTTGGTTTCCGCCTGGATTTCACCGGGCCGGATGAATGGACGCATTGTTATGGAAATTAATAATGAATCCCGGCTTCAGTGTCTGGTGCGGCAAACCCCGTTCAAACCAGATGATATAGAAACAACTGCCGCTTATCTGGATGTGTGCAAACGGCTCGAGGATGCGGGTGTGGAATTCCGGGTCAGTCTGGTGGCGCCTCTTATTTCGCAGGGGGAATCGGTCGGTTTTCTGATGCTGGGAGCGCAAAAAAGCGGAAGTGATTACGATGATTATATGATTTCTTTTCTGCAGACCCTCACCCAGCAGGCTGCAATGGCAATCCGGAACAGCGCGCTCCTTATCGAGTTAAAAGAACAGGAACGTTACAAACGCGAACTTGAAATCGCCCGCAGTGTTCAGGAACGTCTGCTGCCTGATACGTTTCCGGATATTTCCGGTCTTGAATTTAACGCAATCTGCCAGTCCGCGTACGAAGTGGGCGGTGATTATTACGATTACTTTAGTCTGGACAAGCATCGAATCGGGATCGCCATTGCCGATGTGACCGGAAAAGGCACCTCGGCGGCTTTTTATATGGCGGAATTAAAGGGCATGATGACCTTTCTGGCCCAGGAGATTGATTCGCCGAAAAAAGTGTTATGCCGGTTGAACACTTTTTTGTCTGAGAAAGTAGACAAACGCATTTTCGTGACCATGATTTACGGTATCTTGAATACACGTACAGGAGAATTTACATTTGTGCGCGCCGGACACAATGCTTTGGTGGTCCAACGCTATGATTCCGATAATAACCCCGATGTATATATTCCGCCGGGTATCGGATTGGGTCTGACCAATGACACGATCTTTTACGAAAAAACCGAGGAACAAACCGTTAGAATCAATCCAAATGATATTCTGTTTTTTTATACAGATGGTTTGTCCGAGGCAATGAACGAACAGTATCAGGAATACAGTGAAGAAAAACTTTATAATTTTTTAAAAAACTGGAATTCAGAATCAATTTATGAGCTACAAACCGAACTCATGAAAGAAATTAAAATATTTACCGGTGATGCCGCACAGCATGATGATATCACTATGGTGATGGCAAAATTAACACGAGCATGA
- a CDS encoding HAMP domain-containing protein, giving the protein MFNKLWLKISAAFTLIILIIMLLVFHFITVQQVKRDRAQLEQNMERIAKQIASIRLAETEGWYVYQDWINSIMESDAGEDLVYIAIYNESRELVAFALDTAPLDVDSSYLIREEKKNIVNRLVQGQVARESWNDFDHIPVEIRWGSESLGKVDVGFSLIEFNNRVHSQLMLNLYLIIGSIIMGVGLSIVMARRIVKPLNSLSEAMFKVPEGQYNLKIKIRSRDEIGHLARSFNYMIRRMKEKAAIEDFTHDLVFAVEYEKLAQMVTRTNCGQHVRFTGCAVLTAGTRKTHPVGFRLDFTGPDEWTHCYGN; this is encoded by the coding sequence GTGTTCAATAAATTATGGCTGAAAATTTCAGCTGCGTTTACATTGATCATTCTGATTATTATGCTGCTGGTTTTTCATTTTATCACCGTTCAGCAGGTGAAACGGGACCGGGCGCAGCTCGAACAGAACATGGAACGCATTGCCAAACAAATTGCATCGATCCGGCTTGCAGAGACCGAAGGATGGTATGTATACCAGGACTGGATCAATAGTATTATGGAATCCGATGCCGGGGAAGATCTGGTTTATATTGCAATTTATAATGAATCCCGTGAACTCGTTGCGTTTGCCCTGGATACAGCGCCTCTGGATGTCGATAGTTCCTATCTTATTCGTGAGGAAAAGAAAAATATTGTCAACCGGCTGGTTCAGGGTCAGGTGGCGCGGGAAAGCTGGAATGATTTTGATCATATCCCGGTGGAAATACGCTGGGGCAGTGAATCGCTGGGTAAAGTGGATGTAGGATTTTCGCTGATTGAATTTAACAACCGGGTGCACAGTCAGTTGATGCTGAACCTGTACCTGATCATCGGTTCCATCATTATGGGAGTGGGGCTGTCAATTGTCATGGCAAGACGAATTGTAAAGCCCCTGAACAGTCTTTCAGAGGCCATGTTCAAAGTTCCGGAAGGACAGTACAATTTAAAGATTAAAATCCGGTCCCGCGATGAGATCGGTCATCTGGCGCGTTCTTTTAATTACATGATCCGCCGCATGAAAGAAAAAGCTGCGATCGAAGATTTTACCCACGATCTGGTTTTTGCGGTTGAGTATGAAAAACTGGCACAGATGGTCACGCGAACGAATTGTGGTCAACATGTCCGCTTCACAGGGTGTGCTGTTCTTACTGCGGGAACAAGAAAAACGCACCCTGTTGGTTTCCGCCTGGATTTCACCGGGCCGGATGAATGGACGCATTGTTATGGAAATTAA
- a CDS encoding radical SAM protein gives MKRGSVLLINPWIYDFAAYDFWTKPLGLLQIGGILRDLGYQVQLLDCLDRHYPKLAASDKPRSRDDGTGKFIRQEIKKPDVLRDIPRRYCRYGLPKALVRQHLDHMPAPDVVLVTSFMTYWYPAVRDMVTLVREVFPQAPVILGGIYATLCPEHARRIVKPDILITGEGEQEAVRQVARLTGGAGRNYTYRHLDELGFPAFELYAQTDSTSMQMSRGCPFNCSFCASRRLVNGYRRRSPDNVIAELQHWLERKQIRHLAFFDDALLYQPDQLIKPVLRQIAELPELMLHTPNGMTPGLLDADLAELFYASGLCTVRLSFETSNAQRQLEMSKVTNAQCVRAIENLEKAGYRRKDIGVYVLMGLPGQDEQEVRDSVRFVHDQGATVKLASFSPIPGTRETGRAVKMGLWNPDSDLLLTNNTLFPVWKRTTGYENSRMLVEWVKELNSIL, from the coding sequence ATGAAACGTGGTTCTGTTCTTTTAATAAATCCGTGGATTTACGATTTTGCCGCTTATGATTTCTGGACAAAACCGTTAGGGCTGCTTCAGATCGGCGGGATTTTGCGTGATCTCGGCTATCAGGTGCAGCTGCTGGATTGTCTGGACCGGCATTATCCAAAACTTGCAGCATCGGACAAACCGCGCAGCCGGGACGATGGAACCGGCAAATTTATCCGGCAGGAGATCAAAAAACCCGATGTGCTGCGCGATATCCCCAGACGCTATTGCCGTTACGGTTTGCCGAAAGCTCTGGTGCGACAGCATCTCGATCATATGCCGGCGCCGGATGTGGTGCTGGTGACTTCATTCATGACCTATTGGTATCCGGCCGTTCGTGATATGGTTACCCTGGTTCGTGAGGTTTTTCCGCAGGCGCCCGTGATTCTGGGTGGAATCTATGCCACCCTGTGTCCCGAGCACGCGCGTCGTATCGTAAAACCGGATATTCTGATCACCGGAGAAGGAGAACAAGAGGCGGTGCGGCAGGTGGCGCGACTGACAGGCGGCGCCGGCCGGAATTATACGTACCGGCATCTCGATGAGCTCGGTTTTCCCGCTTTTGAATTGTATGCACAAACAGATTCAACAAGCATGCAAATGTCCCGCGGCTGTCCGTTTAACTGCAGTTTTTGTGCCTCGCGCCGACTCGTCAACGGATACCGAAGACGATCGCCGGACAATGTGATCGCCGAATTGCAGCACTGGCTCGAACGAAAGCAAATCAGACACCTGGCGTTTTTTGATGACGCCCTTCTGTATCAGCCGGATCAACTGATCAAACCGGTCCTGCGTCAGATTGCCGAGCTGCCCGAGCTGATGCTGCATACACCCAATGGCATGACGCCGGGACTTTTGGATGCCGACCTGGCTGAATTATTTTACGCATCAGGTCTGTGCACGGTTCGGCTCAGCTTTGAGACGTCCAACGCGCAGCGTCAACTGGAAATGTCCAAGGTGACCAATGCCCAGTGCGTTCGGGCCATTGAAAATCTGGAAAAAGCCGGGTATCGGCGCAAGGATATCGGTGTTTATGTGCTGATGGGATTGCCCGGTCAGGATGAGCAGGAAGTTCGGGACAGCGTCCGATTTGTTCATGATCAGGGCGCCACTGTCAAACTCGCTTCATTTTCACCCATTCCCGGCACCCGGGAAACCGGACGAGCGGTAAAAATGGGATTGTGGAACCCGGATTCCGATTTGTTGTTGACCAATAATACGCTGTTTCCTGTCTGGAAACGTACAACGGGCTATGAAAACAGTCGTATGCTGGTAGAATGGGTGAAAGAATTGAATTCGATCTTGTGA
- a CDS encoding PP2C family protein-serine/threonine phosphatase codes for MSLNSKTFEYSGSAHPATLHYQADQDKFTELESENVIIGFEAMPLDHFKQQTVEIKSGDTLALYTDGIIEAEDKAKNPYGLDQLKKALVHHRNKSAKEAAHLVVREVKTYNKGENKDDIMLMLFNIK; via the coding sequence TTGAGCCTGAACAGCAAAACATTCGAATATTCGGGCAGCGCGCATCCCGCCACCCTGCATTATCAGGCCGATCAGGACAAATTTACTGAACTTGAATCTGAAAATGTGATCATCGGGTTTGAGGCTATGCCCCTTGATCATTTTAAACAGCAGACAGTTGAGATTAAAAGCGGTGATACGCTGGCTCTTTACACGGATGGGATTATCGAGGCAGAGGATAAAGCAAAAAATCCTTACGGTTTGGATCAGCTGAAAAAAGCGCTTGTACACCATCGAAACAAATCCGCTAAAGAAGCGGCTCACCTTGTGGTACGGGAAGTGAAAACCTACAACAAAGGTGAGAACAAGGATGATATCATGCTGATGCTGTTCAATATAAAGTAG
- a CDS encoding response regulator: MLIVEDNTGNRKFFCAALAKEDYNVDSAESGAKALNMIRDTRYNLVITDMHLDTVDGLSVLRAAKEKDKNTTGSYYHGTWKYRQCRTGHSRGAIDYLTKPVNSNAFLLHVNKALYDQEMDRQLEYQKRKIDEYHDMLDRDLAFAKKIQASLIPDSFSDLTFDFGICHIPMIRIGGDFGTIYKDTSANQVYLNILDVTGHGITAALVVNRICSEIGSLVRENHSPREILFAINSFFCDILGQTGMFLTMFSVRVEPEQQNIRIFGQRASRHPALSGRSGQIY; this comes from the coding sequence ATCCTGATTGTTGAAGATAATACAGGCAACCGCAAGTTTTTTTGTGCGGCGCTGGCTAAAGAAGACTATAACGTTGATTCCGCCGAGTCCGGAGCCAAAGCCCTCAATATGATCCGGGACACCCGCTATAATCTGGTGATTACGGATATGCATCTGGATACAGTGGATGGATTGAGTGTATTGCGCGCGGCAAAAGAAAAGGATAAAAACACCACAGGTTCTTATTATCACGGGACATGGAAATATCGCCAATGCCGTACAGGCCATTCGCGAGGCGCTATCGATTATCTGACCAAACCTGTAAATTCAAACGCTTTTTTACTGCATGTCAACAAGGCGTTGTATGACCAGGAAATGGACCGTCAACTGGAATATCAGAAACGCAAGATCGACGAATACCACGATATGCTGGACCGCGATCTGGCGTTTGCGAAAAAGATACAAGCCAGTCTGATCCCGGATAGCTTTTCGGATTTAACTTTTGATTTCGGCATCTGCCATATCCCCATGATTCGCATCGGGGGGGATTTTGGCACGATTTATAAAGATACATCTGCGAATCAGGTTTATTTGAATATACTGGATGTGACCGGTCACGGCATCACTGCGGCGCTGGTGGTGAACCGAATATGCAGTGAAATCGGCAGCCTGGTGCGTGAAAACCACTCCCCGCGTGAAATATTGTTTGCAATCAATTCTTTTTTTTGTGATATTCTCGGACAGACCGGCATGTTTTTGACCATGTTTTCGGTCCGGGTTGAGCCTGAACAGCAAAACATTCGAATATTCGGGCAGCGCGCATCCCGCCACCCTGCATTATCAGGCCGATCAGGACAAATTTACTGA